One region of Daphnia pulicaria isolate SC F1-1A chromosome 7, SC_F0-13Bv2, whole genome shotgun sequence genomic DNA includes:
- the LOC124349362 gene encoding voltage-dependent T-type calcium channel subunit alpha-1G-like isoform X1, with amino-acid sequence MDRRVGDEVGEGGGGGGGGDPAAVAAVPADKSPVITTKNRPSSPTSLRLLLLLPPPQPSMAVARPELVIDDTVQQSPTTDNQVEPQQQQQQQQPETTRTPPSVYIECSPSTAGPNYGGEGEAGGGGDDVLYYSGYHSEEVDEDLEDLEEEQEEEDEDDEVEEEEEEEEEDQVDGQEEDEEEEEDGLPFPGFVPVTLGFMTQYSRPRSFCLRMITNPWFERISMAVIFFNCVTLGMYQPCIDQVCNTNRCRILQMLDDFIFAFFAVEMSIKMVAMGIYGKGTYLAETWNRLDCFIVVAGAVEYCLDMENMNLSAIRTIRVLRPLRAINRIPSMRILVMLLLDTLPMLGNVLLLCFFVFFIFGIVGVQLWAGILRQRCYLDLPKGIHPPPTFTTVDRTLPIFYKPKTNYRPLSSYYKVQETEKDYICSLAKDSGMHTCGSLPPTKWDGRFCNDSVVPGIPVGMDGLSVNGSCINWNQYYTDCRAGEKNPFQGAISFDNIGLAWVAIFLVISLEGWTDIMYYVQDAHSFWDWVYFVLLIVIGSFFMINLCLVVIATQFSETKKREMERMRLERARYQSTSTLASTSASESTSCYRQIIKYIAHLWRRSKRRILRRYRAYRSRKKLQQQQMQLQHQQHGKQQPVTHSLSLRTRRKQQQSRRRKRRRRRSRHPHPQCPQHGVVAQQQQQQDNTLRRNSPFSSSLRVPSVSSQVALRINDGPASNVESPVPILSIGRRASVAVSIDHQQQQRSSPFLSPRGSLALADDSSDSSQLLTPRTPRRRRSSVMFSNVVVEHGLSNSAADVNVCWNEKTTQTGQTGGGGFNCELVVGSPGGITHPPAGSSNPSSPLSLNRKSLLRQRKSSNADEQRLPSPGLMAGGVTTTTTTAAAATSPQVPNGAGLTCQELLALSGALGAALPTPLALPNYPSVEDPASPQLSSTAVAAMAVSPTVTSSKHSNNNKCNNQLLAPPGMMPILPTLAMSLWPEPFQGAARSGSDHWTTVACSRKPTETDVTAVEGETDNEENRDNCCCCCSSDDDDDSGSDDDSGSDEEGNEEEEEEDYYYEGDEEQPGAAAVEVSEHRRSPIARYFSLVKKYYKTFQRSVKALVEHKYFQQALLGAILINTLSMGIEYHNQPEELTLTVEFSNIVFSAIFAIEMLLKVIAEGPLNYVGNGFNVFDGVIVILSLVEVFQSFNRFEGDDGGSSGLSVLRTFRLLRILKLVRFMPNLRRQLIVMLRTMDNVAVFFALLLLFIFIFSVLGMYLFGGKFCMREDGSRSCTCSEILDRDPGCVCDRKHFNTLLWATVTVFQILTQEDWNVVLFNGMEKTSHWAALYFVALMTFGNYVLFNLLVAILVEGFSAERTERLEREQREQARQERHAARALATAAALSIQDEGTSGAGSCHDEQAPPPPNDSSPDSPQEQQQQLQQLQQQHDNYFSRSSVTEESCSPVGYGGDSRLHQVDYTPSPVINSAELADLLLEEERKQAKLALLESQQQRRLKENSYNAIQEQQRRESLHNKSQLDCPGSPNHYDPKSNIDRGSFKQTILLCQPPPPSVISRPEFQTRTAINGSERMETTGASSSSSQHLLHPSAAAPIITHTAATPQGSPNATLDSICSRRDSSSSSCVRLSPLKSVKLVGLSSPRTSAETSPLHGDGINLGLETLSSPSLLRTPSNRSCASSRSSRRSSLTPIMPTRSILSRKSSLAAPSGGPMISSPEESADTNSLLPLSPSEDRGGGGNGVLRQGSKKLWRKLSSRETGGMPNVESQADLEAELEEDRNAGNYNLLNNLNNQRQPSCSNHDRLACNGSVQHDGIHQPFNRKPILSHQNSFGSPTTLSPQNSIRSNGSSPRTPSPGFNNLTQPNNNNNSSNFNFSIGEGQTGANSATTKTEEEVVVAAKKPLIVRLYERFPRLKEREDYALFLLSPENSIRQSCGNLVRKSWFDHSILFFIGLNCVTLAMERPLIPPDSFERAFLSLSNYVFTFVFAIEMMLKVLAVGMFYGSNAYFDSGWNIMDGLLVTVSIVDILMSLLSSGSPRIFGILRVFRLLRSLRPLRVINRAPGLKLVVQTLLSSLKPIGNIVLICCTFFIIFGILGVQLFKGSFFYCEGPNIRSVRNRTDCLAADPRNMWVNRAYNFDDLGQALMALFVLSSKDGWVNIMYTGLDAVGVDQQPIENYSEWRLIYFISFLLLVGFFVLNMFVGVVVENFHRCREEQEKEERARRMAKRARKMEKKRRIGIVVALNDVIDGTERGPKPRAVKTEMRRPPYYTNYSRSRLLIHNVVTSKYFDLAIAAVIGLNVVTMAMEFYLMPPELESALRIFNYFFTAVFIIESGCKMVALGVRRYIKDRWNQLDVSIVILSIGGIVLEEMKSDLIPINPTIIRVMRVLRIARVLKLLKMAKGIRSLLDTVMQALPQVGNLGLLFYLLFFIFAALGVELFGRLECDDDHPCQGLGEHAHFANFGIAFLTLFRVATGDNWNGIMKDTLRENCDHSADCIKNCCVSRIIAPIFFVIFVLMAQFVLVNVVVAVLMKHLEESHKQTAEEKIQTPTTETEGDTDDDALVEEVRETNAYPMITLSVDSETEAEVREEEDVKEEEDPTTASSVCSP; translated from the exons ATGGATCGTCGGGTCGGAGATGAAGTAGGTgaagggggaggaggaggaggaggaggcgatCCAGCGGCAGTGGCGGCGGTGCCGGCAGACAAATCGCCCGTCATCACGACCAAGAACCGGCCATCATCGCCGACATCAttacggctgctgctgctcctgccgcCACCGCAGCCGTCGATGGCCGTCGCCCGTCCTGAACTTGTCATCGACGACACGGTCCAGCAGTCGCCGACGACGGACAATCAAGTGGagcctcaacaacaacaacaacagcagcagccagaaaCAACGAGGACGCCGCCCAGCGTTTACATCGAGTGCAGTCCGTCTACTGCTGGGCCCAACTACGGAGGAGAAGGAGAGGCCGGCGGTGGCGGAGACGACGTCCTCTACTATTCCGGCTACCACTCTGAGGAGGTGGACGAAGATCTGGAGGATTTGGAAGAGGAGcaagaggaggaagacgaagatgatgaagtggaggaagaagaagaagaagaagaagaagatcaagTTGAtggccaagaagaagatgaagaagaagaagaagatggtttACCCTTTCCAGGATTCGTACCCGTCACTTTGGGCTTCATGACCCAGTACAGCCGGCCCAGGAGCTTTTGCTTGCGGATGATCACCAATcc GTGGTTCGAGAGGATCAGCATGGCCGTCATTTTCTTCAACTGCGTCACGTTGGGCATGTACCAGCCGTGTATCGACCAAGTCTGCAACACCAATCGATGCAGAATCCTCCAG ATGTTGGACGATTTTATCTTCGCCTTCTTCGCCGTGGAAATGTCAATCAAAATGGTCGCCATGGGAATTTACGGCAAAGGAACTTACCTGGCAGAAACGTGGAACAGACTCGATTGTTTCATCGTCGTTGCCGg GGCGGTGGAATATTGCCTGGACATGGAGAACATGAATTTGTCGGCCATTCGAACGATTCGAGTCCTGCGACCGTTAAGGGCCATCAATCGGATACCCA GCATGAGGATATTGGTGATGCTCTTGCTCGACACGTTGCCCATGCTCGGCAATGTCCTGTTGCTCtgctttttcgtctttttcatcTTTGGAATCGTCGGCGTTCAACTCTGGGCCGGAATCCTCCGGCAGAGATGTTACCTCGACCTACCCAAGGGCATCCATCCACCGCCCACTTT CACGACCGTCGACCGTACTCTGCCCATCTTTTACAAACCCAAGACCAATTACAG gCCTCTGTCGAGCTATTACAAAGTGCAAGAGACGGAGAAGGACTACATCTGCTCGCTGGCCAAGGACAGCGGGATGCACACTTGCGGTTCGCTGCCTCCGACCAAATGGGACGGGCGCTTCTGCAACGACAGCGTCGTCCCCGGGATACCCGTCGGGATGGACGGCCTCTCCGTCAACGGCTCGTGCATCAATTGGAATCAATACTACACTGATTGCCGGGCCGGTGAAAAGAACCCTTTCCAGGGAGCCATCTCTTTTGATAATATCGGCCTGGCCTGGGTCGCCATCTTCCTc GTAATTAGTTTGGAGGGATGGACCGACATCATGTACTACGTCCAGGATGCCCACTCTTTCTGGGACTGGGTCTACTTTGTCCTCCTCATTGTG atcggcTCGTTCTTCATGATCAACCTGTGCCTGGTGGTGATAGCGACGCAGTTCTCCGAGACCAAGAAACGGGAAATGGAGCGGATGCGGCTGGAACGGGCTCGTTACCAGTCGACGTCGACGCTGGCCAGCACGTCGGCCAGCGAGTCGACGTCGTGCTACCGCCAAATCATCAAGTACATCGCCCACTTGTGGCGGAGGAGCAAGCGGCGCATACTCCGCCGCTACCGGGCCTACCGCAGCCGGAAGAAgttgcaacagcagcagatgcagctccagcaccagcagcacgGCAAGCAGCAGCCGGTGACGCATTCGCTCAGTTTGAGGACGAGACGGAAACAGCAGCAATCGCGGAggcggaagaggaggaggaggcggagCAGGCATCCGCATCCCCAATGCCCCCAACATGGCGTCGtcgcccaacaacaacaacaacaggacaACACATTACGGAGAAACAGTCCATTTTCCAGCAGTTTGCGAGTCCCTTCCGTCAGCTCGCAGGTAGCGTTGCGAATCAACGACGGGCCGGCCTCCAATGTTGAGTCGCCCGTGCCCATTCTCTCGATTGGCCGGCGGGCCAGCGTCGCCGTCTCCATcgaccaccagcagcagcaacgatcCTCTCCATTCCTCTCGCCTAGAG GATCGTTGGCGTTGGCCGATGACTCTTCGGATTCCTCGCAGCTGCTGACGCCGAGGACGCCCAGACGTCGCCGGAGCAGCGTCATGTTCAGCAACGTGGTGGTGGAGCATGGATTGAGCAACAGCGCGGCTGACGTCAACGTCTGCTGGAACGAGAAAACGACCCAGACGGGACAAACGGGCGGCGGCGGTTTCAACTGCGAACTTGTCGTTGGTTCTCCCGGCGGAATAACTCACCCGCCGGCTGGTTCCTCGAATCCTTCGTCTCCGCTGTCGCTGAACCGCAAATCTTTACTGAGACAAAGGAAATCCAGCAATGCGGACGAACAACGTCTACCCAGTCCCGGTCTAATGGCCGGTGGCgtaacgacgacgacaaccaccgccgccgccgccacttcACCGCAAGTCCCGAACGGGGCCGGTCTAACCTGCCAAGAATTGCTGGCTCTTAGCGGAGCCCTAGGGGCTGCACTTCCCACTCCTTTAGCGTTGCCCAACTATCCATCAGTGGAGGATCCAGCCTCACCGCAGTTATCATCGACGGCGGTGGCGGCCATGGCCGTTTCTCCGACCGTGACATCATCCAAGCATAGCAACAACAATAAATGCAATAACCAGCTATTGGCACCGCCGGGCATGATGCCCATTCTACCAACGTTAGCAATGTCACTTTGGCCGGAACCTTTCCAAG GAGCGGCCAGGAGCGGGAGCGATCACTGGACGACGGTTGCGTGCAGCAGGAAACCGACGGAAACGGACGTGACAGCCGTCGAGGGGGAGACGGACAACGAAGAGAACCGGGAcaattgctgttgctgctgttcgtctgatgacgacgacgattcGGGATCGGACGATGATTCGGGATCAGACGAGGAGGGGaacgaagaggaggaggaagaagactaTTATTACGAAGGAGACGAGGAACAGCCAGGAGCGGCGGCGGTCGAAGTGTCAGAGCATCGCCGCTCGCCCATCGCCCGCTACTTTTCACTCGTCaagaaatattacaaaacGTTCCAGCGGAGCGTCAAAGCTCTTGTCGAGCACAAATACTTCCAGCAGGCTCTTTTAGGAGCCATTCTTATCAACACGCTCAGCATGGGTATCGAATATCACAACCAG CCGGAAGAATTGACGCTGACGGTCGAATTCAGCAACATCGTTTTCTCTGCCATCTTCGCCATTGAGATGTTGCTCAAAGTCATCGCCGAGGGTCCGCTCAACTATGTCGGCAACGGATTCAACGTTTTCGACGGAGTCATCGTCATCCTCAG TTTGGTGGAAGTCTTTCAGAGCTTCAATCGGTTCGAAGGGGACGACGGCGGCAGTTCGGGCCTGTCTGTTTTGCGAACGTTCCGTCTCTTGCGCATTTTGAAGCTGGTCCGCTTCATGCCCAACTTGCGCCGCCAATTGATCGTCATGTTGCGCACCATGGACAACGTGGCCGTCTTCTTCGCCTTGCTCcttctcttcattttcataTTCAG CGTACTAGGCATGTATCTGTTTGGCGGTAAATTTTGCATGCGAGAGGACGGCTCCCGATCTTGCACGTGCTCGGAGATTCTCGACCGGGATCCCGGTTGCGTCTGCGACCGAAAACACTTCAACACTTTGCTTTGGGCTACTGTCACCGTCTTCCAG ATCTTGACACAAGAGGATTGGAATGTCGTCCTCTTCAACGGCATGGAGAAGACGAGCCATTGGGCGGCCCTCTACTTCGTGGCCCTCATGACGTTTGGCAACTACGTCCTCTTCAATCTACTCGTCGCCATTCTCGTCGAAGGTTTCTCCGCCGAG agaacGGAGCGATTGGAACGTGAGCAGCGGGAGCAGGCCAGACAGGAGCGTCACGCGGCAAGGGCTTTGGCCACGGCTGCCGCCCTGTCGATCCAGGACGAAGGAACATCCGGCGCCGGCTCTTGTCACGATGAGCAGGCACCCCCTCCGCCTAACGATTCGTCACCTGACTCACCTCaagagcaacagcagcagctccagcaGCTCCAACAACAGCACGACAACTACTTTTCGAGATCGTCGGTGACGGAGGAGAGTTGCAGTCCCGTCGGCTACGGTGGTGACAGTCGACTGCACCAAGTCGACTACACCCCGTCACCGGTCATCAACAGCGCCGAACTCGCCGACTTGCTACTCGAG GAGGAGCGCAAACAAGCCAAACTGGCATTGTTGGAGTCTCAACAACAGCGACGTCTTAAGGAGAATTCGTATAATGCCATTCAGGAGCAACAGCGTCGCGAATCCTTGCACAATAAGAGCCAGCTCGACTGCCCCGGAAGCCCGAACCATTACGATCCAAAGTCAAACATCGACAGAGGTTCATTCAAAC AAACGATCCTGCTCTGTCAGCCACCGCCGCCTTCCGTTATTTCCCGACCAGAATTCCAAACGAGGACAGCGATCAATGGTTCGGAAAGGATGGAGACGACAggagcgtcgtcgtcgtcgtctcagCATTTATTGCATCCGTCAGCGGCCGCTCCCATCATCACCCACACGGCGGCCACTCCACAAGGATCTCCCAACGCCACACTTGATTCCATTTGCAGCCGCAGGGACAGCAGCTCGTCGTCCTGCGTCAGACTGTCTCCCTTGAAGTCGGTCAAGTTGGTGGGATTGTCCTCGCCGCGGACTTCCGCCGAAACTTCGCCCCTGCACGGCGACGGCATCAATTTG ggacTTGAGACGCTGAGTTCGCCATCTTTACTGCGGACGCCGAGCAACAGATCGTGTGCCAGCTCGAGATCTTCCCGCCGATCCAGCCTCACCCCGATAATGCCCACTCGAAGTATTCTTAGCCGGAAGAGCAGTCTGGCAGCTCCCTCAGG AGGCCCGATGATTTCTTCGCCGGAAGAGTCGGCCGACACCAATTCGCTGTTGCCGCTATCTCCCTCGGAGGAtcgcggcggcggcggcaacgGCGTTTTGCGTCAGGGCAGCAAGAAATTGTGGAGGAAACTGTCGTCGCGCGAGACGGGCGGGATGCCTAATGTCGAGTCACAAGCGGATCTGGAAGCCGAGCTGGAAGAGGATCGAAATGCGGGCAATTACAACCTTCTCAACAACCTCAACAACCAACGACAGCCGAG TTGCAGTAATCACGATCGACTCGCGTGCAACGGCAGCGTCCAGCACGACGGGATCCACCAGCCGTTCAACCGGAAACCGATCCTGTCTCATCAGAACTCATTTGGCAGTCCGACGACGCTCAGTCCGCAGAATTCCATCCGCAGTAACGGCTCGTCGCCGCGGACTCCATCGCCCGGTTTCAATAACCTGACG cagcccaacaacaacaacaacagcagcaacttcAATTTCTCCATCGGGGAGGGACAGACGGGAGCCAACAGCGCCACCACCAAGACGGAAGAGgaagtggtggtggcggccaaGAAACCGTTGATTGTCCGCCTCTATGAGCGTTTCCCGCGGCTCAAGGAGCGCGAAGATTACGCCCTTTTCCTCCTATCGCCGGAAAATTC CATCCGGCAGTCTTGTGGTAACTTGGTGAGAAAGAGTTGGTTCGACCATTCGATCCTGTTTTTCATCGGATTGAATTGCGTCACGCTGGCCATGGAACGGCCGCTCATTCCTCCCGACTCGTTCGAGCGTGCCTTCCTTTCCCTGTCCAACTATGTCTTCACCTTTGTCTTTGCCATCGAAATGATGTTGAAAGTGCTGGCCGTTGGCATGTTCTACGGCTCCAACGCTTACTTCGATTCCGGATGGAACATCATGGACGGACTACTCGTCACCGTCTCCATCGTCGATATTCTCATGTCGCTTCTCTCTAGCGGCAGCCCACGCATTTTTGGCATTCTCAGA GTCTTCCGGCTGTTGCGATCCTTGAGACCGCTACGTGTCATTAACCGGGCGCCCGGCTTGAAATTGGTGGTTCAAACGTTACTATCTTCGCTGAAGCCCATCGGGAACATTGTGCTCATTTGTTGCACGTTCTTTATCATCTTTGGAATTTTGGGAGTCCAG TTATTCAAAGGCAGTTTCTTCTACTGCGAGGGACCCAACATCCGTTCGGTTCGCAATCGGACCGATTGTCTGGCGGCCGATCCTCGCAATATGTGGGTCAACCGCGCCTACAATTTCGACGACCTGGGACAGGCCTTGATGGCCCTCTTTGTCCTCTCATCCAAAGACGGCTGGGTCAACATCATGTACACTGGGCTGGACGCCGTTGGGGTCGACCAACAG CCGATCGAGAATTACAGTGAGTGGCGCTTAATCTACTTCATCTCGTTTCTGCTGCTGGTCGGCTTCTTCGTGCTCAACATGTTCGTCGGTGTCGTCGTCGAGAACTTTCACCGTTGCCGTGAGGAGCAGGAGAAGGAGGAGCGAGCTCGACGTATGGCCAAGCGGGCGCgcaaaatggagaagaagcgACGAA TTGGTATTGTAGTCGCACTCAATGACGTCATCGATGGCACTGAACGCGGACCTAAGCCCAGAGCCGTGAAAACGG AGATGCGACGGCCACCGTATTACACCAATTATTCACGTTCTCGGCTGCTGATTCACAACGTGGTGACATCTAAATATTTTGACTTGGCCATCGCCGCCGTCATCGGTCTCAATGTCGTCACCATGGCCATGGAATTTTACCTGATGCCGCCT GAACTGGAGTCTGCTTTGcgcattttcaattatttcttcacGGCCGTCTTCATCATCGAATCCGGTTGCAAAATGGTGGCCCTGGGAGTGAGACGGTACATCAAGGACCGCTGGAATCAGCTGGACGTTTCCATCGTCATCCTGTCCATTGGTGGCATCGTTTTAGAGGAAATGAAATCCGATTTAATTCCAATCAATCCCACCATCATTCGCGTCATGCGAGTCCTTCGGATAGCCAGAG TTTTGAAATTGCTGAAGATGGCCAAAGGAATCCGTTCTTTGTTGGACACGGTGATGCAAGCCCTGCCACAAGTCGGCAATCTTGGCCTCTTATTCTACTTGCTCTTCTTCATATTCGCCGCCCTCGGAGTTGAATTGTTTGGTCGACTGG AGTGCGACGACGACCATCCGTGCCAGGGACTGGGCGAGCACGCTCACTTTGCCAACTTTGGAATTGCTTTCTTGACGCTGTTCCGGGTGGCCACGGGCGACAATTGGAACGGCATCATGAAGGACACGCTGCGGGAGAACTGCGATCACTCGGCCGATTGCATCAAGAACTGCTGCGTGTCCCGCATCATCGCTCCCatctttttcgtcatcttcgtcCTGATGGCCCAGTTCGTCCTGGTcaacgtcgtcgtcgccgtTCTCATGAAACACCTAGAGGAATCGCACAAACAG aCGGCGGAAGAAAAGATTCAGACGCCGACAACGGAGACGGAGGGCGATACGGACGATGATGCTTTGGTGGAAGAGGTGCGAGAAACCAATGCCTATCCCATGATAACGTTGAGTGTGGACAGTGAAACGGAGGCTGAagtcagagaagaagaagatgtcaaagaagaggaagatcCAACAACGGCATCTTCAGTCTGCAGTCCTTGA